In Blastopirellula sp. J2-11, a single genomic region encodes these proteins:
- a CDS encoding NAD-dependent epimerase/dehydratase family protein, which translates to MAILITGGAGFIGSHLIERLLVQSSDDLICLDNFNDYYDPALKRANAAQFDDQPRVTQIEADFCDPAAMESLFTEHQIQSVVHLGAYAGVRVSVAQPQLYQQTNVGGTLNLLETVRRHPVQRFLLASSSTVYGRGAAIPFAEDAPHGVPASPYGATKRAAELLGLTYAELHGTPVVCLRPFSVYGPRLRPDLALTIFAKAIHTGATIPLFGDGTIRRDFTHVSDICDGLIAALTAENVIGETINLGHSEPIEMRGLIALLENAFGKKANIERLPERPEDLPVTFANLQKAHRLLNYEPQVPIEAGIRDYVAWFQSWYG; encoded by the coding sequence ATGGCGATTCTAATCACAGGCGGGGCCGGATTTATCGGCAGCCACTTGATCGAGCGTTTGTTGGTGCAATCGAGCGACGACCTGATTTGCCTTGACAATTTCAATGACTACTACGATCCAGCGCTAAAACGGGCGAACGCCGCTCAGTTTGACGATCAGCCGCGCGTGACGCAAATCGAAGCCGATTTTTGCGATCCGGCGGCGATGGAAAGTCTGTTTACCGAGCACCAGATCCAATCAGTCGTCCATCTTGGCGCGTACGCAGGCGTGCGCGTCAGCGTCGCTCAGCCGCAGCTTTATCAACAGACGAATGTCGGCGGAACGCTGAACTTGCTCGAGACGGTTCGCCGTCACCCGGTCCAACGGTTCTTGCTGGCCTCTTCTTCGACCGTGTATGGCCGCGGCGCTGCGATTCCGTTTGCCGAAGATGCGCCCCACGGCGTGCCGGCAAGTCCCTATGGCGCGACCAAGCGTGCGGCCGAACTGTTAGGGCTCACCTATGCGGAACTGCATGGAACCCCGGTCGTTTGTTTGCGCCCGTTCAGCGTGTATGGGCCGCGGCTTCGCCCTGACTTGGCGCTGACGATTTTCGCCAAAGCGATCCATACCGGCGCGACGATTCCGCTGTTTGGCGATGGAACGATCCGCCGCGACTTTACGCATGTCAGCGACATCTGCGATGGTCTGATCGCGGCGCTGACGGCAGAGAACGTGATCGGCGAAACGATCAACCTAGGGCACAGTGAGCCGATCGAGATGCGAGGGCTGATCGCGCTCTTGGAAAATGCGTTCGGCAAGAAAGCGAATATCGAGCGATTGCCAGAACGGCCTGAAGATCTGCCGGTGACGTTCGCCAATTTGCAAAAAGCGCATCGCCTTCTCAACTATGAACCGCAGGTGCCGATTGAAGCTGGAATCCGCGACTACGTCGCCTGGTTCCAGTCCTGGTACGGGTAG
- a CDS encoding VanZ family protein, whose product MNRLVAARWYILAASLWLLAFVATHWPAERFPKIASGWNQWDKGIHFLLFAVLAIIFSVVAAKFGKSAPLLVWPLLASYGLLDEVTQSFVPGRSCDGLDWLADCLGAATGVGVYLLWARLRPAETVDAP is encoded by the coding sequence ATGAATCGCCTGGTTGCAGCCCGCTGGTATATTTTAGCCGCTTCGCTGTGGCTGTTGGCTTTCGTCGCGACGCATTGGCCGGCAGAACGGTTTCCGAAAATCGCCAGCGGCTGGAACCAATGGGACAAAGGAATCCATTTCTTGCTGTTCGCCGTGCTGGCGATAATTTTTTCGGTCGTCGCCGCCAAGTTTGGCAAATCTGCGCCTCTGCTGGTCTGGCCGCTGCTCGCTTCCTATGGTTTGTTGGACGAAGTCACGCAGTCATTTGTGCCGGGACGAAGTTGCGATGGTCTGGATTGGCTGGCCGATTGTCTGGGCGCGGCGACCGGAGTCGGCGTCTATCTGCTATGGGCTCGGCTGCGCCCTGCTGAAACGGTTGACGCTCCATAG
- a CDS encoding UDP-glucuronic acid decarboxylase family protein yields MSHIKRILVTGGAGFLGSHLCERLVEAGHDVICLDNFFTSQKSNIERLLDFHNFEFIRHDITMPVWLEVDEIYNLACPAAPGHYQYNPIKTTKTSVMGAINVLGIAKRCRARVLQASTSEVYGDPEIHPQPESYRGNVNPIGPRACYDEGKRVAETLFMDYHRSNRVEIKIVRIFNTYGPRMHPYDGRVVSNFIRQAINDEPITLYGDGSQTRSFCYRDDLVEAMIRMMDCDGSFIGPVNIGNPHEFTIRQLAELVVKYTGSKSKFVHKPLPEDDPLQRQPDITLAKEKLDWEPKIELEAGLKATIEWFRNIDMSHYRAPTPNHD; encoded by the coding sequence GTGTCGCATATTAAGCGAATCCTAGTAACGGGAGGCGCCGGGTTTCTCGGTTCGCATTTATGCGAACGACTCGTCGAAGCGGGACATGACGTGATCTGTCTCGACAACTTCTTCACTAGCCAAAAATCGAACATCGAACGGTTGCTCGATTTTCACAACTTCGAGTTCATTCGGCACGATATCACGATGCCGGTTTGGCTGGAAGTTGACGAGATCTACAATCTCGCTTGCCCGGCCGCTCCGGGACATTATCAATACAACCCGATCAAGACGACCAAGACTTCGGTCATGGGGGCGATCAACGTGCTAGGCATAGCCAAACGGTGCCGAGCACGCGTGTTGCAAGCGTCGACCAGCGAAGTCTACGGCGACCCAGAGATTCATCCGCAGCCAGAGTCGTATCGCGGCAACGTCAATCCGATCGGACCGCGCGCTTGCTATGACGAAGGAAAGCGGGTCGCGGAAACGCTCTTTATGGATTATCACCGCTCGAATCGGGTGGAGATCAAGATCGTTCGCATCTTCAATACCTATGGACCGCGCATGCATCCTTACGATGGACGCGTCGTTTCCAATTTCATCCGCCAGGCGATCAACGACGAACCGATCACCTTGTACGGCGACGGCAGTCAGACGCGTTCGTTTTGCTATCGAGACGACCTGGTCGAAGCGATGATTCGGATGATGGACTGCGACGGCAGTTTTATTGGTCCGGTGAACATCGGCAATCCGCACGAATTTACGATTCGCCAATTGGCGGAGTTAGTTGTGAAATATACAGGCTCGAAATCAAAATTCGTGCATAAGCCGTTGCCCGAAGATGATCCGTTGCAACGTCAGCCTGACATCACGTTGGCGAAAGAGAAATTGGACTGGGAACCAAAAATCGAATTAGAAGCAGGACTCAAAGCGACGATCGAATGGTTTCGCAACATCGACATGTCGCACTATCGAGCTCCGACGCCCAATCACGATTAA
- a CDS encoding endonuclease V — MTDFWRLEQQIHARLPDLPVELQQRISQIPPGKVATYGRIAQSLGDRLASRWIGEWLLHSPLATTIAAHRVVRAAGELGLFHTGSTVDKRRLLAAEGVAVGNDRVDLSKYEFADFTGAAPLTELRDWQNELAAQNRLNSLTRKPELVAGLDVSYHGGEGVVAYVLFDYDSREVVWSHCVRRTVFFPYITSYLSYRELPLQMAVLAEAAQADRLADVLLVDGSGVLHPRRCGIASMLSALTGLPTIGVTKKHLCGSFSSNDLSTEHFCHLHVESEQGPTKLGAAILPTKKTKRPIFVSPGGNVDFDDAETICAHFMVGKRLPTPIAAADRQSRQAASGETNRGGRASEQ; from the coding sequence GTGACTGACTTTTGGCGACTCGAACAGCAAATCCATGCTCGTTTGCCTGATTTGCCGGTCGAATTGCAACAACGAATCTCTCAAATTCCCCCCGGCAAAGTCGCCACCTATGGGCGAATCGCCCAATCGCTCGGCGATCGCCTGGCGAGTCGCTGGATCGGCGAATGGCTGCTCCACTCCCCCCTTGCGACCACAATCGCCGCACATCGCGTCGTACGAGCAGCAGGCGAACTGGGACTCTTTCATACCGGCAGCACCGTCGACAAGCGACGCTTGTTAGCGGCCGAGGGCGTTGCCGTCGGCAACGATCGTGTCGATTTGTCGAAATATGAATTTGCGGATTTCACCGGCGCCGCGCCGCTGACCGAACTTCGCGATTGGCAAAACGAACTCGCCGCCCAAAATCGCTTGAACTCGCTGACGCGGAAGCCAGAGCTCGTCGCGGGACTCGACGTTTCATATCACGGCGGCGAGGGAGTCGTCGCCTATGTGCTGTTCGACTACGACTCGCGTGAAGTTGTCTGGTCGCATTGCGTGCGGCGAACCGTTTTCTTTCCTTATATAACGTCTTATCTTTCGTACCGCGAATTGCCATTGCAGATGGCCGTGCTGGCGGAAGCAGCGCAAGCAGATCGTTTGGCCGACGTCCTGCTGGTCGATGGCAGCGGCGTTCTTCATCCTCGCCGCTGCGGTATCGCCAGCATGCTATCGGCGCTCACCGGACTTCCCACGATCGGCGTCACCAAAAAGCATCTCTGTGGGTCATTCTCTTCCAACGATCTGTCGACCGAGCATTTTTGTCATCTGCATGTCGAAAGTGAGCAGGGCCCCACTAAGTTGGGCGCGGCGATCTTACCAACCAAGAAAACCAAGCGGCCGATCTTTGTGTCGCCCGGCGGAAACGTCGACTTCGACGACGCTGAAACAATCTGCGCTCATTTCATGGTCGGCAAACGTCTGCCAACGCCGATTGCTGCGGCCGATCGACAGAGTCGACAAGCCGCTAGCGGCGAAACGAATCGGGGTGGACGAGCGAGCGAACAATAA
- a CDS encoding PmoA family protein, which produces MNRLLAMLALLAAPLIASSALSAEVTVRETKDGAEVLIDGELFTRYLKKSGAKPILYPIIGPGEMPMTRNYPMTAATADEKNDHIHHRSFWFTHGVVNDSDFWAETGDKLGTTEHREFKKLASGDEGVIVAASDWVDHNGKTILNDVRTYKFGVLGDARYIDLDVKLTATDAPVKFGDTKEGSFGIRVPGTMKVEAHKGGEIVNSHGDKDLKAWGKQAPWVDYHGPVGDKQGGIAIMEHPSSFHAPTYWHVRTYGLFAANPFGVHDFEKDKSLDGSYTLPAGESIEFSYRVLLHAGDEKEADIAGAFKSYQATKQ; this is translated from the coding sequence ATGAATCGCTTGCTTGCTATGTTGGCCCTACTGGCCGCACCCCTGATCGCTTCCTCTGCTCTTTCTGCCGAAGTCACCGTCCGCGAAACGAAGGATGGCGCCGAAGTCTTGATCGACGGCGAACTCTTTACTCGCTACCTGAAAAAGTCAGGCGCCAAGCCGATTCTCTACCCGATTATCGGCCCAGGCGAGATGCCCATGACTCGCAACTATCCGATGACCGCTGCGACGGCGGATGAGAAGAACGACCACATCCACCATCGCTCTTTTTGGTTTACCCATGGCGTCGTCAACGATAGCGACTTTTGGGCCGAGACCGGCGACAAGCTGGGCACCACCGAACATCGCGAGTTCAAGAAGCTCGCAAGCGGTGACGAAGGAGTGATCGTCGCCGCCAGCGACTGGGTCGATCACAACGGCAAGACCATCTTGAACGATGTGCGGACCTACAAGTTTGGAGTCCTCGGCGATGCTCGCTATATCGATCTCGACGTCAAGCTGACCGCAACCGACGCTCCGGTCAAATTCGGCGATACGAAAGAAGGCTCGTTCGGCATCCGCGTCCCCGGCACGATGAAAGTAGAAGCCCACAAAGGAGGCGAGATCGTCAACAGTCACGGCGATAAAGACCTGAAAGCGTGGGGCAAGCAAGCCCCGTGGGTCGACTATCACGGACCGGTTGGCGACAAACAGGGGGGAATCGCCATTATGGAACATCCGAGCAGCTTCCATGCTCCCACCTATTGGCACGTTCGCACCTACGGACTGTTCGCCGCGAACCCGTTTGGCGTGCATGATTTCGAGAAAGACAAGTCGCTGGACGGCTCCTACACGCTTCCGGCAGGCGAATCGATCGAGTTCTCGTATCGCGTGCTGCTGCACGCAGGGGACGAAAAGGAGGCCGATATAGCTGGCGCTTTCAAGAGCTATCAAGCCACGAAACAGTAA
- a CDS encoding carbon storage regulator has protein sequence MLVLSRKEGERLKLGDSIVITVVKVAGDKVRLGIEAPPNVLVLRDELELHEEVAEAIAPAA, from the coding sequence ATGTTGGTACTGTCTCGCAAGGAAGGCGAACGGCTGAAACTAGGCGATTCAATCGTCATCACCGTGGTAAAAGTAGCAGGAGACAAGGTTCGCCTTGGAATCGAAGCTCCGCCCAACGTCCTGGTGCTACGCGATGAACTCGAGTTACACGAGGAAGTCGCCGAAGCGATTGCTCCGGCCGCCTAG
- a CDS encoding secondary thiamine-phosphate synthase enzyme YjbQ, whose product MPWIQRTITLPAMSRGFHLITRNVVETLPQMSSIQVGLLHVFIQHTSASLTINENADPDVRTDLEMAFSKIAPESFPYVHTLEGPDDMPAHIKAAMLGSSVTIPVTSGRLALGTWQGIYLCEHRDRGGSRRLVVTLQGE is encoded by the coding sequence ATGCCCTGGATTCAACGGACAATTACCTTGCCGGCGATGTCGCGCGGGTTCCATTTGATCACGCGAAACGTCGTGGAAACGCTTCCGCAAATGTCGTCGATTCAGGTCGGCTTGCTGCATGTCTTCATCCAGCACACCTCGGCGTCGCTCACGATCAACGAAAACGCCGACCCCGACGTCCGCACCGATCTCGAGATGGCCTTTTCAAAAATCGCGCCCGAAAGCTTTCCGTATGTACATACGTTGGAAGGCCCCGACGACATGCCGGCCCACATTAAAGCCGCAATGCTCGGCAGCAGCGTCACCATTCCAGTGACCAGCGGTAGGCTGGCGCTGGGAACCTGGCAGGGAATTTACCTGTGCGAGCACCGCGATCGCGGGGGAAGTCGGCGTTTGGTGGTGACGCTGCAAGGAGAGTAG
- a CDS encoding DUF4990 domain-containing protein — translation MFLLRLLTLLSVLTLAAEVYAADWYVAPDGDDAQSGEIDAPLASVMKAQERASSGDTIYLRGGVYNKFAKTAKIFIYNVANHLHKSDLNYVAYQDETPIFDFSAAPTDRRVTGFLISGTNVTMRGVHVTGTPVGEQKQSECFRIDGSRASAHFYDCVAHGNAAIGFYWTNRSRGSATRCDAYDNVSTHPKSIGNIDGFGAHAERVEFRYCRAWNNSDDGFDSINARAGSLFDHCWAFNHRAGGDSNGFKIGGYGADPRTVPPNPVPAHEVRFCISAWNGAKGFYANHQPGRAAVWIRNSAYGNGGGNFNMLERRADMSADIPGELEVLHGNLAYRGPILKNDATPPENAIDNSWTRPGVKVDADDFVSTDWKELMRPRAPNGDLPHIDFLRIRPDSDLQGLGAFD, via the coding sequence ATGTTTCTGCTTCGTTTGCTCACGCTCTTGAGCGTACTTACGCTTGCTGCCGAAGTTTATGCCGCCGATTGGTATGTCGCGCCGGATGGCGATGACGCGCAGTCAGGCGAGATCGACGCGCCGTTGGCCAGCGTGATGAAGGCGCAAGAGCGAGCCTCTTCTGGCGATACGATCTACTTGCGCGGCGGCGTTTATAACAAGTTCGCCAAGACGGCGAAGATCTTCATCTACAACGTCGCGAACCACTTGCACAAAAGCGATCTCAACTATGTCGCCTATCAGGACGAAACGCCGATCTTCGATTTCTCGGCGGCGCCGACCGATCGCCGTGTCACCGGCTTTTTGATCTCGGGGACGAATGTCACCATGCGTGGCGTTCACGTCACTGGGACGCCGGTTGGCGAGCAAAAACAGTCCGAGTGTTTTCGGATCGACGGTTCGCGGGCTAGCGCTCATTTTTACGATTGCGTCGCCCATGGCAACGCGGCGATCGGTTTCTACTGGACCAATCGTTCGCGCGGTTCGGCGACGCGCTGCGACGCTTACGATAACGTCAGCACGCATCCTAAGTCCATCGGCAACATCGACGGTTTTGGCGCGCATGCCGAACGTGTGGAGTTTCGCTACTGCCGTGCGTGGAACAATAGCGACGATGGTTTTGACTCAATCAACGCGCGCGCCGGAAGTCTCTTCGATCATTGCTGGGCGTTCAATCATCGCGCCGGCGGCGACTCGAATGGCTTTAAAATCGGCGGCTATGGCGCAGATCCGCGGACGGTTCCTCCCAATCCGGTTCCAGCGCATGAAGTGCGGTTTTGCATCTCGGCTTGGAATGGCGCGAAAGGGTTTTACGCAAATCATCAACCGGGACGAGCGGCGGTCTGGATCCGCAATTCCGCCTACGGCAACGGCGGCGGCAACTTCAACATGCTCGAAAGACGCGCCGACATGAGCGCCGACATCCCAGGCGAGTTAGAAGTGCTGCACGGCAACCTGGCGTATCGCGGTCCGATCCTCAAAAACGACGCGACGCCGCCAGAAAATGCGATCGATAACTCTTGGACTCGCCCCGGCGTGAAAGTCGACGCCGACGACTTTGTCAGCACCGACTGGAAAGAACTGATGCGGCCGCGAGCGCCGAATGGAGACTTGCCGCACATCGACTTCTTGCGCATCCGCCCCGATAGCGATCTGCAGGGACTGGGAGCGTTTGATTAG
- a CDS encoding ATP-binding protein, which yields MSWDEIQGHDAVQAKFRTAVARGRLASTFLFVGPPAIGKRKFALKLAEALLCEVNPPADLNPCGKCESCVQVRAQSHPDLILVSRPANRTRIPVDLLIGDAQNRMRAGLCHDITLRPYRGGRKVAIIDDADYLNVEGANCLLKTLEEPPPKSVMILLSTSLQRQLPTIRSRSQIIRFDPLPNELIATLLVEQGVVAELAEARVLAELGHGSLERAMQVADPELREFRAALLPRLGTPDFPSVPLAKETAEFVDRAGKEAPPRRARLILVMQFAAEFYEQLMRALCSSAVAGDDLLRKQVERAVPRFTAGPDAAAACLARCIEAEQEVESNANLATLVDAWMDDLSSAGRLGYVPLGQ from the coding sequence ATGAGTTGGGACGAGATTCAAGGACATGACGCCGTTCAGGCAAAGTTTCGCACCGCCGTCGCGCGCGGACGCTTGGCGAGCACCTTCCTGTTTGTTGGGCCGCCGGCGATCGGCAAGCGGAAGTTTGCGTTGAAACTGGCCGAAGCGCTGCTGTGCGAAGTGAATCCGCCTGCCGACTTGAACCCTTGCGGCAAGTGCGAAAGCTGCGTGCAAGTGCGGGCCCAATCCCATCCCGATTTGATCCTGGTTTCGCGACCGGCCAACCGGACGCGAATTCCGGTGGATCTGCTGATCGGCGACGCGCAAAATCGGATGCGAGCAGGGCTGTGTCACGACATCACGTTGCGCCCGTATCGGGGCGGACGCAAAGTGGCGATCATCGACGACGCTGACTATTTGAACGTCGAAGGCGCCAACTGTTTGCTGAAGACGCTTGAAGAGCCTCCGCCAAAATCCGTCATGATTTTGCTGTCGACCAGTTTGCAACGGCAATTGCCCACGATCCGCTCGCGCTCGCAGATTATCCGCTTCGACCCGTTGCCCAACGAACTGATCGCAACGCTCTTAGTGGAACAGGGAGTCGTCGCCGAATTGGCAGAGGCCCGCGTCTTGGCGGAACTAGGGCACGGAAGTCTCGAACGCGCCATGCAGGTAGCCGATCCAGAGTTGCGCGAGTTTCGCGCTGCGCTGTTGCCGCGGTTAGGAACGCCTGATTTTCCGAGCGTACCGCTGGCGAAAGAGACGGCCGAGTTTGTCGATCGCGCCGGGAAAGAGGCGCCTCCGCGCCGTGCTCGTTTGATCTTGGTGATGCAGTTCGCCGCCGAGTTCTACGAGCAACTGATGCGGGCCCTTTGCAGCAGCGCAGTCGCGGGAGATGACCTGCTGCGGAAACAAGTCGAACGAGCAGTTCCCCGGTTTACCGCCGGACCAGACGCAGCAGCGGCCTGTTTGGCGCGTTGCATCGAAGCGGAACAAGAAGTCGAATCCAACGCGAATCTGGCGACTTTGGTCGACGCGTGGATGGACGATCTCTCGTCGGCCGGACGGTTAGGTTATGTGCCGTTGGGGCAGTAA
- the tmk gene encoding dTMP kinase — MFFVFDGLDGVGKSTQQTLFTAWLEMQNAQVVSCRDPGSTPLGERLRSILLDKSDLEIAPRSEMLLYMTARAQLVAETIRPALESGAAVVSDRYLLANIAYQGYGGGVDVDTIRNVGLAATDGVLPDATFLLDLPTKAALGRLQRTLDRVESRGIEYFERVREGFLAEAKKFENVHVIDASRKVEEIQADIRSIALTVLERQTGA, encoded by the coding sequence ATGTTCTTTGTATTTGACGGATTGGACGGCGTCGGCAAATCGACGCAGCAGACGTTGTTCACCGCGTGGCTCGAGATGCAGAACGCCCAGGTCGTCTCGTGCCGTGATCCCGGCAGCACTCCGCTCGGAGAACGGCTGCGGTCGATCTTGCTCGACAAAAGCGATCTCGAAATCGCGCCGCGCAGCGAGATGCTGTTGTATATGACCGCTCGTGCGCAGCTGGTCGCCGAAACGATCCGTCCGGCGCTGGAATCAGGCGCCGCGGTTGTCTCGGATCGCTATTTGCTCGCCAATATCGCCTACCAAGGCTACGGCGGCGGAGTCGACGTCGATACGATTCGCAACGTTGGTCTCGCGGCGACCGACGGCGTTCTGCCCGATGCGACCTTCCTGCTGGATCTTCCGACCAAAGCGGCGCTCGGTCGCTTACAACGCACGCTCGATCGAGTCGAGAGCCGCGGAATCGAATACTTTGAACGCGTTCGTGAAGGCTTTCTTGCCGAAGCGAAGAAGTTTGAAAACGTGCATGTCATCGATGCGAGTCGTAAGGTCGAAGAAATTCAGGCCGATATTCGCAGCATTGCCCTGACCGTGTTGGAGCGACAAACCGGCGCATGA
- a CDS encoding helix-turn-helix transcriptional regulator, with translation MNLSRIQRLLQLLGLLQSGRPQNVDSLAVECGVSRRTIFRDLDTLRGASVPLAFDSESQRYHIPDTYFLSPTNLNAEEALSVMVLCSELGDGGGLPYYSNARKAATKLENSLPDRLRRRLRRVSGAVEIKLTHSPQPQEAETVYQQLVDAVGNRRSVRIQYKSLFDEADISTKLSPYKLLFSRHSWYVIGRSSLHRSTRTFKVGRILSLDVLEDEFKIPTGFRVERYLRSAWHMIPEEGPDQAVVVRFHKLVASNVAEVQWHKTQQVSWNEDGSIDFRVTVSGLREMSWWILGYGEQATVLEPPEMQQIVVSHARAIIDKYQDNGGGPS, from the coding sequence ATGAACCTGTCGCGAATTCAACGTCTGCTGCAACTTCTCGGACTGCTGCAAAGTGGCAGGCCCCAAAACGTTGATTCGTTAGCGGTCGAGTGCGGCGTGAGCCGGCGGACCATCTTCCGAGATCTTGATACATTGCGAGGGGCCAGCGTGCCCCTCGCTTTTGATTCTGAGTCACAGCGGTATCACATTCCCGATACCTACTTTCTGAGCCCGACCAATCTCAACGCCGAAGAAGCTCTGTCGGTCATGGTCCTCTGCAGCGAACTAGGAGACGGCGGGGGATTGCCTTACTACTCCAACGCTCGCAAAGCGGCGACCAAGCTGGAAAACAGTCTGCCGGATCGACTGCGTCGTCGTCTGCGACGTGTTTCGGGCGCCGTCGAAATTAAGCTGACTCACTCGCCGCAACCGCAAGAAGCGGAGACCGTCTATCAGCAACTGGTTGACGCCGTCGGCAATCGACGTTCGGTGCGCATCCAGTACAAAAGTCTCTTCGATGAGGCTGACATCAGCACCAAGCTCTCCCCCTACAAACTTCTCTTCAGTCGGCATAGTTGGTACGTGATCGGGCGATCGTCGTTGCATCGCTCGACGCGCACCTTCAAGGTTGGGAGAATCTTGTCGCTGGACGTGCTTGAAGACGAATTCAAAATCCCCACCGGCTTTCGCGTCGAGCGTTATCTGCGCAGCGCCTGGCACATGATTCCCGAAGAAGGCCCGGATCAAGCGGTTGTCGTCCGCTTTCATAAGCTGGTCGCGTCCAACGTCGCTGAAGTGCAATGGCACAAGACGCAACAAGTCTCGTGGAACGAGGATGGCTCGATCGATTTCCGCGTGACCGTTTCAGGATTGCGAGAAATGTCATGGTGGATTCTCGGCTATGGAGAACAAGCGACCGTCCTAGAGCCCCCCGAGATGCAGCAGATCGTCGTCTCGCACGCACGGGCGATCATTGATAAGTATCAGGACAATGGCGGCGGTCCTTCGTAG